From a region of the Zingiber officinale cultivar Zhangliang chromosome 10B, Zo_v1.1, whole genome shotgun sequence genome:
- the LOC122030142 gene encoding BTB/POZ domain-containing protein At1g21780-like: MSTGAANSSDSKVETISRLAQWRIESFGPCSYRRSESFKLGIWNWYLTIEKNRFMYIRLFPEPCRVSKEQPPVARFVVRVASPGPNRRCFVSSVMDRLLRTSEDFVWPVDYIFQGRFTIDVEFLDLKIASLNGGDPYPLLCTEGLLKSVSSKTSLQCLSRMLQDGIHVDVTIKASNGFLKAHKAILASSSPVFESMFLHDLREKESSTIEIEDMSLEACSALLGFIYGAIKQEEFWKHRIALLGASDKYDIADLKDCCEESLLDDINTSNVLERLHEAWLYQLNKLKKGCLLYLFDFGKIYDVKDEINTFFQHIDRELMVEMFQEILTAWKPA; encoded by the exons ATGAGCACTGGAGCGGCGAATTCCAGCGACTCCAAGGTGGAGACGATCTCGAGGTTGGCGCAGTGGAGGATCGAGAGCTTCGGCCCTTGCTCCTACCGCCGCTCCGAGTCTTTCAAGCTAGGCATCTGGAATTG GTACCTCACGATCGAGAAGAACCGTTTTATGTACATCCGGCTCTTCCCGGAGCCTTGCAGGGTGTCGAAAGAACAACCACCGGTCGCTCGATTCGTGGTGCGGGTCGCTTCCCCTGGTCCTAACCGCCGATGCTTCGTCTCGTCTG TTATGGATAGGCTTCTTCGAACAAGTGAAGATTTTGTCTGGCCGGTTGATTATATCTTTCAAGGACGCTTTACAATTGATGTGGAGTTTCTAGATTTAAAGATTGCTTCCTTGAAT GGTGGAGATCCCTATCCATTATTGTGTACCGAAGGGTTGCTAAAATCTGTATCGAGCAAAACCAGTCTTCAGTGTCTCTCTCGAATGCTTCAGGATGGAATCCATGTTGACGTTACAATCAAAGCTTCAAATGGTTTTCTCAAGGCCCACAAAGCCATTCTTGCCTCAAGCTCCCCCGTGTTTGAAAGCATGTTTCTGCATGACCTCCGAGAGAAAGAGTCCTCAACAATCGAAATAGAGGACATGTCATTAGAAGCTTGCTCAGCGCTTCTTGGTTTTATATATGGGGCGATCAAACAAGAAGAATTCTGGAAACACCGAATCGCATTGCTCGGTGCATCAGATAAGTATGATATTGCTGATCTCAAAGATTGCTGCGAGGAGAGCCTCTTAGATGATATCAACACCAGCAACGTCCTTGAGAGACTTCATGAGGCATGGTTGTATCAGCTTAACAAGCTGAAGAAGGGATGCTTGCTGTATTTGTTTGACTTTGGCAAGATATATGATGTGAAGGATGAGATCAATACTTTTTTCCAGCATATTGATAGGGAGCTAATGGTCGAAATGTTTCAGGAGATTCTCACTGCATGGAAGCCTGCATGA